The Nyctibius grandis isolate bNycGra1 chromosome 3, bNycGra1.pri, whole genome shotgun sequence genome window below encodes:
- the RNF139 gene encoding E3 ubiquitin-protein ligase RNF139 — MAAPGPPQLPWLRLGPRLRAGLEVALRVPSLFLIDAIFNSSPLPGGSLCAALLGVLLRLLGVFVSSVVLVLQQRALFKFYMIASAFLLAATSVLVNYYTALHINFYSAYYTAAFGIQIFPHKGPSLWMALSILQLTFGIGYVTLLNVQSIYSQLIILDILMPVIGLVVELPLNVRQILVFISGLVLTLNTTAILVTKIKWFYYSVRYVYLLVRHMYRIYGLQLLMEDTWKRIRFPAVLRVFWLTRLTAQAVVLTYVVKMAEANTEEKFFFISWDNCWELICSLIISGCDSTLTVLGMSAVISSIAHYLGLGILAFIGSTDEDDKRLGFVAPVLFFILALQTGLSGLKPEERLIRLSRNMCLLLTAVLHFIHGMTDPVLMSLSASHVSSFRRHFPVLFVSACLFILPVLLSYILWHYYALNTWLFAVTAFCVELCLKVIVSITVYILFMIDGYYNVLWEKLDDYVYYVRSTGNIIEFIFGVIMFGNGAYTMVFESGSKIRACMMCLHAYFNIYLQAKNGWKTFINRRTAVKKINSLPEVKGSRLHEIDDVCAICYHEFTTSARITPCNHYFHALCLRKWLYIQDTCPMCHQKVYIEDKENASISNNNGFVAPNENPVQVAEAAADAENELNEDNDSSDSDEEDDDCVAQHLNETLNADSNSLGD, encoded by the coding sequence GTGTCTTTGTATCCAGTGTTGTTCTGGTCTTACAACAGCGAGCACTTTTCAAGTTTTATATGATCGCCTCGGCATTTCTGCTGGCTGCGACTTCAGTGTTGGTGAATTACTATACTGCTTTGCACATAAACTTCTACAGTGCCTACTACACAGCCGCGTTCGGAATTCAGATCTTCCCTCATAAAGGACCTTCGCTATGGATGGCGCTTTCCATCCTTCAGCTTACCTTTGGAATCGGCTATGTTACGTTGCTAAATGTGCAGTCTATATACTCTCAGCTCATCATCCTGGATATACTGATGCCTGTAATTGGCTTGGTTGTTGAATTACCTTTAAATGTCCGGCAGATACTAGTTTTTATTTCAGGCCTAGTTCTGACACTAAATACCACAGCCATTTTAGTTACGAAAATTAAATGGTTCTACTATTCGGTGCGATATGTCTATCTGCTGGTGAGGCACATGTATCGCATTTATGGATTACAGCTATTGATGGAAGACACGTGGAAAAGGATTCGGTTTCCAGCTGTGCTGCGTGTTTTCTGGCTAACAAGACTTACAGCACAAGCTGTGGTATTAACATATGTTGTCAAGATGGCTGAAGCgaatacagaagagaaatttttctttatatcgTGGGATAACTGTTGGGAACTGATTTGCAGTCTGATCATAAGTGGGTGTGACTCTACTTTAACTGTGTTAGGCATGAGTGCCGTCATTTCCTCCATAGCGCATTATTTGGGACTCGGTATCTTGGCCTTCATCGGATCAACTGATGAGGATGACAAAAGGCTTGGTTTTGTAGCGCCcgtcttgtttttcattttggctCTGCAGACTGGTTTAAGTGGACTGAAACCAGAAGAACGATTAATTCGCCTGAGCCGAAACATGTGCCTTTTGTTGACAGCAGTCCTGCATTTTATCCACGGAATGACAGACCCCGTGCTGATGTCTCTCAGTGCCTCCCACGTGTCATCGTTTCGCAGACACTTCCCCGTACTGTTTGTTTCCGCTTGCCTTTTCATCCTTCCAGTTCTGCTCAGTTACATCCTCTGGCACTACTATGCACTAAATACGTGGCTTTTTGCAGTTACAGCGTTCTGTGTAGAGCTTTGCTTAAAAGTAATTGTTTCTATCACTGTTTATATATTGTTTATGATTGATGGCTATTATAATGTGCTATGGGAAAAACTTGATGACTATGTCTATTACGTTCGTTCAACTGGCAATATTATTGAGTTTATATTTGGAGTAATAATGTTTGGAAATGGAGCTTACACGATGGTTTTTGAATCGGGGAGCAAGATTCGTGCATGCATGATGTGTCTGCACGCGTACTTTAACATCTACTTGCAAGCAAAGAATGGCTGGAAGACTTTTATAAATCGCCGgactgctgtgaagaaaataaactcgCTTCCAGAGGTAAAAGGAAGTCGATTACATGAAATCGATGATGTATGTGCCATCTGCTACCATGAGTTCACCACCTCTGCTCGCATTACTCCATGCAACCATTACTTTCATGCACTTTGTCTGCGGAAGTGGCTGTACATTCAGGACACTTGCCCCATGTGCCATCAGAAAGTGTATATTGAGGACAAGGAAAATGCCAGTATCTCTAACAACAACGGGTTTGTGGCACCAAATGAAAATCCCGTACAAgttgcagaagcagctgctgatgctgaaaatgaattaaatgaaGATAATGACAGTTCGGATAGcgatgaggaagatgatgactGTGTGGCACAGCACTTGAATGAGACTCTTAACGCTGACTCTAACTCTCTTGGTGATTAA